In one Kitasatospora cineracea genomic region, the following are encoded:
- a CDS encoding HAD family hydrolase, giving the protein MSDDTGYDLLILDNDGVLVDSEPISNRVLAEYLTELGFPTTIEDSYRDFMGTAAHTVHDVVAERYGATLPAGFDDLFHERVFAAFADGLRPVAGAEKLLTHLQEHGVRYCVASSAHHSWIRTAHRLTGLSGYFTDELLFSAQDVGVGKPAPDLFLHAARAMGADPARCLVLEDSRNGVLAARAAGMDVYGYAALTDPAKLTSAGATGLLTALDEAVRLLPN; this is encoded by the coding sequence GTGAGCGACGACACGGGCTACGACCTGCTGATCCTGGACAACGACGGCGTGCTGGTGGACAGCGAGCCGATCTCGAACCGGGTGCTCGCCGAGTACCTGACCGAACTCGGCTTCCCCACCACGATCGAGGACTCCTACCGCGACTTCATGGGCACCGCCGCGCACACCGTGCACGACGTGGTCGCCGAACGGTACGGGGCGACCCTCCCGGCTGGCTTCGACGACCTGTTCCACGAGCGGGTGTTCGCCGCCTTCGCCGACGGGCTGCGGCCGGTGGCCGGGGCCGAGAAGCTGCTCACCCACCTCCAGGAGCACGGCGTCCGCTACTGCGTGGCCTCCTCCGCCCACCACTCCTGGATCCGCACCGCGCACCGCCTCACCGGCCTGTCCGGCTACTTCACCGACGAACTGCTGTTCTCCGCCCAGGACGTCGGCGTCGGCAAGCCCGCCCCCGACCTGTTCCTGCACGCCGCCCGCGCCATGGGCGCCGACCCGGCCCGCTGCCTGGTCCTGGAGGACAGCCGCAACGGCGTGCTGGCCGCCCGCGCCGCCGGCATGGACGTGTACGGGTACGCCGCGCTCACCGACCCGGCCAAGCTCACCTCGGCCGGGGCCACCGGGCTGCTCACCGCGCTGGACGAGGCGGTCCGCCTGCTGCCGAACTGA
- the proC gene encoding pyrroline-5-carboxylate reductase, translating to MSDRTTAGQKIAFLGTGKIGEALLSGLLRAGTAPADVLVTARRSERATELADRYGVGTATNAEAAKLADTLILAVKPQDMGALLDELAEHVAADKLVVSAAAGIPTAWFEERLAPGTPVVRVMPNTPVLVDEGMSVISGGSHATEAHLARTEAIFRSVGKALRVPESQQDAATALSGSGPAYFYFLVEAMIDAGILLGLPRQVAHELIVQSAIGASVMLRDSGEHPVKLREAVTSPAGTTIAAIRELENHGVRAALLGALEAARDRSRELAGGGK from the coding sequence ATGAGCGACCGCACCACCGCCGGGCAGAAGATCGCCTTCCTCGGGACGGGCAAGATCGGCGAGGCCCTGCTCTCCGGACTGCTCCGGGCCGGCACCGCACCCGCCGACGTGCTGGTCACCGCCCGCCGCTCCGAGCGCGCCACCGAACTCGCCGACCGCTACGGCGTCGGCACCGCCACCAACGCCGAGGCCGCCAAGCTCGCCGACACCCTGATCCTCGCGGTCAAGCCGCAGGACATGGGCGCCCTGCTGGACGAGCTGGCCGAGCACGTGGCCGCCGACAAGCTGGTCGTCTCGGCCGCCGCGGGCATCCCCACCGCCTGGTTCGAGGAGCGCCTCGCCCCCGGCACCCCCGTGGTCCGGGTGATGCCCAACACCCCCGTGCTGGTCGACGAGGGCATGAGCGTCATCTCCGGCGGCTCGCACGCCACCGAGGCCCACCTGGCCCGCACCGAGGCGATCTTCCGCTCGGTCGGCAAGGCGCTGCGCGTCCCGGAGAGCCAGCAGGACGCCGCCACCGCGCTCTCCGGCTCCGGCCCCGCCTACTTCTACTTCCTGGTCGAGGCGATGATCGACGCGGGCATCCTGCTCGGCCTACCCCGGCAGGTCGCGCACGAGCTGATCGTGCAGTCCGCGATCGGCGCCTCGGTGATGCTCCGCGACTCCGGCGAGCACCCGGTCAAGCTCCGCGAGGCCGTCACCTCCCCGGCCGGCACCACCATCGCCGCCATCCGCGAACTGGAGAACCACGGCGTCCGGGCCGCCCTGCTCGGCGCCCTGGAGGCCGCCCGGGACCGCTCCCGGGAGCTGGCCGGCGGCGGCAAGTAG